From a region of the Panicum virgatum strain AP13 chromosome 2K, P.virgatum_v5, whole genome shotgun sequence genome:
- the LOC120695626 gene encoding embryonic protein DC-8-like, producing the protein RHRTVSSRQEQRVAASAEGKAQAQRAGEQQAREIAHERTERARVVGAGAGGHEERRRAGILESVQQGARSLVSAVGRTLGVASRDTTTKDCSVDKASQAGDATAHKEKASETAGAAKDKLGEYKDYAAGEATEAKDAVAQKASQAAEATKGKVGEYKDYAADKTAAAAQKASEAAEATKGKLGEYKDYAADKATEMKDAAAHKAGGTAEATKVKAVEMKDAAVQKASETTEATKDKAASMKEAAADKARETKEAGASKAKQSTEELSKAARGDKTMEETKRSPEEKLEESAADAARNAMEYLTLRTEEEEVTGASKVKARTDATEEVEAAAREQAAEAERRSNSKDGNGM; encoded by the exons AGACACAGAACCGTGTCGTCGAGGCAGGAGCAGCGGGTGGCGGCGAGCGCCGAGGGCAAGGCGCAAGCGCAACGCGCCGGCGAGCAGCAGGCGCGCGAGATCGCGCACGAGCGCacggagcgcgcgcgcgtggtcggcgccggtgccggcgggcACGAGGAGCGGCGCCGCGCCGGGATCCTGGAGAGCGTGCAGCAGGGCGCCAGGTCCCTGGTGAGCGCCGTCGGCCGCACGCTCGGCGTCGCCAGCAGGGACACCACCACAAAGGACTGCTCGGTGGACAAGGCGAGCCAGGCGGGCGACGCCACCGCGCACAAGGAAAAGGCGAGCGAGACGGCCGGGGCGGCCAAGGACAAGCTCGGCGAGTACAAggactacgccgccggcgaggcaaCGGAGGCCAAGGACGCCGTCGCCCAGAAGGCCAGCCAAGCAGCAGAGGCGACGAAAGGCAAGGTTGGAGAGTACAAGGACTACGCCGCTGACaagacggcggccgccgcccagAAGGCCAGCGAGGCGGCAGAGGCGACGAAAGGCAAGCTTGGCGAGTACAAGGATTACGCCGCGGACAAGGCCACCGAGATGAAGGACGCCGCGGCGCACAAGGCTGGCGGGACGGCGGAGGCGACCAAGGTTAAGGCTGTGGAGATGAAGGACGCCGCGGTGCAGAAGGCAAGTGAAACAACCGAGGCGACCAAGGACAAGGCTGCATCGATGAAGGAAGCCGCTGCGGATAAGGCACGGGAGACAAAGGAGGCCGGCGCGTCGAAGGCCAAGCAGAGCACGGAGGAGCTGAGCAAGGCGGCGAGAGGCGACAAGACCATGGAGGAGACGAAGAGATCCCCAGAGGAGAAGCTCGAGGAGTCAGCCGCCGACGCTGCCCGCAACGCCATGGAGTACCTGACCTTGCggacagaggaggaggaggtcacCGGCGCGAGCAAGGTGAAG GCGCGCACGGACGCGACGGAAGAGGTGGAAGCAGCGGCAAgggagcaggcggcggaggccgagcggcgctccaactccaaggatggcaatggCATGTGA